A section of the Castanea sativa cultivar Marrone di Chiusa Pesio chromosome 12, ASM4071231v1 genome encodes:
- the LOC142619914 gene encoding ABC transporter B family member 28, giving the protein MASATLSFSPTRTPTRVRTRAPVLNPRLSLYFLHQSHPFPPFPLTTTKKTKTKTKTSSISFAYVSAPASDPSVSDPEPRIDSSGTLTEKDRAPKPNPISWGLLWTLLSRHKLRLAISAFALVGCTTCTLSMPIFSGRFFEVLIGARPEPLWRLLSKVGVLYALEPILTVIFVINLNTIWEKVMSTLRAHIFRRVLIQKVEFFDRYKVGELTGLLTSDLGSLKDVVSENISRDRGFRALSEVTGTICILFMLSPQLAPILGLLMLTVSVSVAVYKRSTVPVFKAHGLAQAMISDCVTETFSAIRTVRSFGGEKHQMSMFGRQVLSYQATGIKLGTFKSINESLTRTAVYISLMALYCLGGSKVKAGELSVGIVASFIGYTFTLTFAVQGLVNTFGDLRGTFAAVERINSVLSEIEIDEALAYGVEREMQQKELHGDNYKLFYINKYDEKILSRNMHYMSALKSASNVCSLAWSGDVCLEDVHFSYPLRPDVEILNGLNLTLKCGTVTALVGPSGAGKSTIVQLLARFYEPTRGRITVAGDDLRTFDKSEWARVVSIVNQEPVLFSVSVGENIAYGLPDDNVSKDDVIKAAKAANAHEFIISLPQGYDTLVGERGGLLSGGQRQRVAIARALLKNAPILILDEATSALDAVSERLVQDALNHLMKSRTTLVIAHRLSTVQNAHQIALCSDGRIAELGTHFELLAKGGQYASLVGTQRLAFE; this is encoded by the exons ATGGCCTCTGCaactctctccttctctcccaCTCGCACTCCCACTCGCGTCCGCACACGCGCACCCGTACTCAATCCCAGGCTCTCCCTCTACTTTCTCCACCAATCACACCCTTTTCCACCATTCCCACTCACAACAACCAagaagacgaagacgaagacgaagacaagctcaatttcgtttgcttacgtgtccgcacccgcgtccgacccGAGTGTCAGCGACCCCGAGCCCAGAATCGACAGTTCGGGTACACTGACCGAAAAGGACCGGGCACCGAAACCGAATCCGATAAGCTGGGGGCTATTGTGGACTCTGTTGAGTAGGCACAAGCTGAGGCTCGCGATTTCGGCTTTCGCTCTCGTTGGTTGCACCACTTGTACTCTCTCTATGCCCATATTTTCAG GTAGATTCTTTGAAGTACTTATCGGAGCTAGACCAGAGCCATTGTGGAGGTTGCTCAGTAAAGTGGGAGTTTTGTATGCGCTGGAGCCAATTCTAACcgttatttttgttataaacttGAATACTATATGGGAGAAGGTTATGTCAACACTGAGAGCCCATATTTTCAGAAGAGTGTTGATTCAGAAG GTTGAGTTTTTTGACCGATACAAG GTAGGTGAACTTACTGGTTTGCTAACATCTGATTTGGGTTCTCTTAAAGATGTTGTGAGTGAGAACATTTCAAGGGATCGTGGATTCAGGGCACTTTCTGAG GTCACTGGGACAATATGCATACTATTTATGTTGTCCCCTCAACTTGCACCTATTTTGGGCCTTCTGATGCTTACTGTGTCTGTTTCAGTTG CTGTGTACAAGAGATCAACTGTGCCCGTTTTTAAAGCTCATGGGTTGGCCCAGGCAATGATATCTGATTGTGTGACAGAAACATTTTCTGCTATTCGTACT GTAAGATCCTTTGGTGGTGAAAAGCATCAAATGTCAATGTTTGGTAGACAA GTTCTTTCTTATCAAGCTACTGGCATAAAGCTTGGGACTTTTAAATCCATAAATGAATCTTTGACAAGAACTGCTGTTTATATTTCTCTAATGGCCTTATATTGTCTTGGAGGAAGCAAAGTGAAAGCG GGTGAGCTCTCTGTTGGAATTGTGGCTTCTTTTATTGGATATACTTTCACATTAACATTCGCT GTTCAAGGGCTCGTGAACACATTTGGAGATCTTCGTGGAACTTTTGCTGCTGTTGAGAGAATCAACTCTGTTTTATCTGAGATTGAAATTGATGAAGCCCTTGCATATGGTGTAGAAAGAGAAATGCAGCAAAAAGAATTGCATGGTGACAATTATAAATTGTTCTACATCAATAAATACGATGAGAAAATCCTCTCTAGGAATATGCATTATATGTCAGCCTTGAAATCAGCTAGCAACGTGTGTAGCTTAGCTTGGTCTGGTGATGTTTGTCTTGAAG ATGTGCACTTCTCTTATCCTTTGAGACCTGATGTGGAAATCCTAAATGGTCTAAATTTAACTCTCAAATGTGGAACCGTAACAGCTCTAGTGGGCCCCAGTGGTGCAGGAAAAAGTACAATAGTACAGCTATTGGCACGTTTTTATGAG CCAACCAGAGGTCGCATAACAGTTGCAGGAGATGATCTTCGAACATTTGACAAGAGTGAATGGGCACGGGTTGTCTCTATAGTGAATCAG GAACCTGTTCTTTTTTCGGTATCTGTTGGAGAAAATATTGCATATGGGCTTCCAGACGATAATGTATCCAAGGATGATGTGATAAAGGCAGCCAAAGCAGCAAATGCTCATGAATTCATAATTTCACTGCCACAG gGTTATGACACACTTGTTGGTGAGCGTGGAGGCCTACTGAGTGGAGGCCAGAGACAG AGAGTTGCTATTGCTAGAGCTCTGCTGAAGAATGCCCCAATCCTGATACTTGATGAG GCTACCAGTGCCTTGGATGCAGTCAGTGAGCGTTTGGTCCAGGATGCTCTGAACCATCTGATGAAAAGCAGGACAACATTGGTGATTGCTCACCGATTAAGCACAGTTCAAAATGCCCATCAAATTGCACTCTGTTCTGATGGGAGGATTGCAGAACTTGGTACCCACTTCGAATTATTGGCAAAGGGGGGTCAATATGCTTCGTTGGTTGGCACTCAAAGGCTGGCATTTGAGTGA
- the LOC142620860 gene encoding uncharacterized protein LOC142620860: MARLHWTLFPYSSLLLLLLCLLPLLHASAGDSDPIYRACVDQCEKTGCVGKNCFQHCKFSSDGKSIDGPWYLQEPLYLRWKQWDCRSDCRYNCMLAREEEREQLGHKPIKYHGKWPFRRVYGIQEPVAVALSALNLSMQFHGWLSFFILLYYKLPLRPDKRTYYEYTGLWHIYGIFSMNSWFWSAVFHSRDVELTEKLDYSSAVALLGFSLILSILRAFNVRDEAARVMVAAPLIAFVTTHILYLNFYKLDYGLNMKVCVAMGVVQLLVWAIWAGITCHPSRWKLWFVVVGGGLAMLLEIYDFPPYQGFVDAHALWHATTIPLSYFWWSFIRDDAEFRTSILLKKTK; the protein is encoded by the exons ATGGCTCGGCTTCATTGGACTCTGTTCCCTTACTCCTCCttactcctcctcctcctctgtctccttcctcttctcCACGCTAGCGCCGGTGACTCTGATCCGATTTACAG GGCTTGCGTGGACCAGTGTGAGAAAACTGGATGCGTGGGGAAAAATTGCTTCCAACATTGTAAATTCTCATCTGATGGAAAATCTATTGATGGTCCATGGTATCTGCAAGAACCACTTTATCTGAGGTGGAAACAATGGGACTGCCGCAGTGACTGTAGATACAACTGCATGCTAGCtagggaggaagagagagaacaaCTCGGTCATAAGCCTATCAAATATCACGGGAAATGGCCATTTCGGCGTGTTTATGGGATCCAG GAACCTGTTGCTGTTGCCCTGTCTGCCCTCAATCTTTCTATGCAGTTTCATGGTTGGCTATCCTTTTTCATCCTCTTATACTACAAGTTGCCTTTGAGGCCTGATAAGAGGACATATTATGAGTATACTGGCTTGTGGCATATCTATGggattttttcaatgaattCCTGGTTCTGGAGTGCTGTTTTTCACAGTCG agATGTGGAGTTGACAGAGAAGCTGGATTATTCATCTGCTGTGGCCCTACTTGGGTTCAGCCTCATTCTATCAATACTCAGAGCTTTTAATGTGAGAGATGAGGCTGCAAGAGTCATGGTTGCTGCTCCACTGATCGCATTTGTGACAACACATATCTTGTATCTGAACTTCTATAAACTTGATTACG GTTTGAATATGAAAGTGTGTGTGGCCATGGGTGTGGTTCAGCTCCTTGTATGGGCAATCTGGGCTGGTATCACTTGCCATCCGTCCCGCTGGAAGTTATGGTTCGTGGTTGTAGGGGGAGGCCTTGCTATGCTGTTGGAGATATATGACTTCCCACCCTACCAAGGATTTGTTGATGCTCATGCTCTTTGGCATGCAACCACCATCCCTCTATCATATTTTTGGTGGAGTTTTATCAGGGATGATGCGGAGTTCAGGACATCAATTCTCCTCAAGAAGACAAAATAG